The sequence below is a genomic window from Desertifilum tharense IPPAS B-1220.
TAGGGGCAGTTTCGGGAACAGTAACTCGGCGACGCGATAGGCTTCTTCTAAATGGGGATAGCCAGAGAAGATAAACGTATCAATCCCTAAATCGGCATACTCTTGCATCCTCGCCGCAACGGTATCTGGATCGCCGACTAAAGCAGTTCCAGCCCCCCCGCGTACTAAACCAACACCCGCCCACAGGTTGGGAGAGATTTCTAAGTTGTCGCGGCTGCCTTTGTGCAAAGCCAGCATCCGCTGTTGTCCTTCAGATTCGGCTTTACTCAGAGCTGCTTGAGCAGAGGCGATCGTGTCATCGTCGAGATAGCGAATTAATTGATTGGCTGCGTCCCAAGCTTCTGCTTCGGTTTCGCGGACAATGATGTGCAAGCGAATGCCAAATCGAATGGTTCTGCCATATTCGGCGGCGAGTTGGCGGACTTCGGCAATCTTTTCGGCAACTTGGGCGGGCGTTTCTCCCCAAGTGAGATAAAGGTCAGTATGTTTTGCTGCAACGCGTTTAGCGGCGGCTGAGGAACCCCCAAAGTAAAGCGGAGGATAGGGAGATTGTGCAGGCGGAAATAGCAGGTTTGCGCCTTCAATGTTTAAGTAACGCCCTGCAAAGTTGGTAACTTTACCGCTCATGACGCTGCGCCAAACCTCTAGAAATTCGTCTGTTAGTTCGTAGCGCTCGTCTTTATTCAGGTGCAGACCATCTCCGGCGAGTTCTCTGGAGTCGCCCCCCGTTACCACGTTAATTAATAACCGACCATTGGAAATTCGGTCAAAGGTGGCCGCCATGCGGGCGGCGGCGGCAGGTGAGGTGACTCCGGGCCGCACTGCGACGAGAAATTTCATTTGT
It includes:
- the ssuD gene encoding FMNH2-dependent alkanesulfonate monooxygenase is translated as MNILWFIPTHGDGRYLGTSIGGRALTPDYLKQLAIAIDSLGFTGALLPTGRSCEDAWITASSLISVTRQMKFLVAVRPGVTSPAAAARMAATFDRISNGRLLINVVTGGDSRELAGDGLHLNKDERYELTDEFLEVWRSVMSGKVTNFAGRYLNIEGANLLFPPAQSPYPPLYFGGSSAAAKRVAAKHTDLYLTWGETPAQVAEKIAEVRQLAAEYGRTIRFGIRLHIIVRETEAEAWDAANQLIRYLDDDTIASAQAALSKAESEGQQRMLALHKGSRDNLEISPNLWAGVGLVRGGAGTALVGDPDTVAARMQEYADLGIDTFIFSGYPHLEEAYRVAELLFPKLPLANVPKVSPSRYINLFGEIVANEKIPTSAS